The following coding sequences are from one Gossypium hirsutum isolate 1008001.06 chromosome A12, Gossypium_hirsutum_v2.1, whole genome shotgun sequence window:
- the LOC121210948 gene encoding uncharacterized protein gives MLLRPESIPSLLRPLAIIGIPHAERRLGIPYRYLFFIPYSALIDFCFFFHRFGTGRYHHYFSRSLVPCLFYRFSCSYTDAEPQQDIYGCYCIFKGRVGVCGLSF, from the exons ATGCTATTACGTCCCGAATCCATTCCGTCCCTATTACGCCCACTGGCTATAATAGGCATTCCCCACGCTGAGCGCCGATTAGGGATTCCTTACCGttacttattttttattccaTATTCTGCCCTCATcgatttctgcttcttcttccatCGATTTGGCACAG GTCGTTACCATCATTATTTTAGCAGGTCGCTGGTTCCCTGTTTATTTTATAG GTTTAGCTGCAGCTATACTGATGCAGAACCTCAGCAGGATATCTATG GCTGCTACTGCATATTCAAAGGGAGAGTTGGAGTATGCGGCTTATCTTTCTGA
- the LOC107934713 gene encoding E3 ubiquitin-protein ligase BIG BROTHER — MAFRFCIKIMQEKENHLQPLGFEISHHLFHINVEFRYISSHYPQLPLETHNRSILCRRDLFFSEQNGRDILISMVADFGASQDFIDTVLVPNVMSFAWDTHSMPMNLGRQVIKLRVELVIEVRPNDEIEESLESSVNFKPASKSSIEALKRVKWDDDELDHIPSKERRKLAKGLSSRKECVVCLEEFLDGDEVASLPCSHVYHYGCIIKWLETSHLCPLCRYHMPID, encoded by the coding sequence atggcttttCGTTTCTGCATCAAGATTATGCAAGAAAAGGAGAATCATTTACAACCACTTGGTTTTGAGATCTCACATCATCTTTTCCACATAAATGTTGAGTTTCgttacatttcatctcattaccCGCAACTTCCTTTAGAAACCCACAACCGATCCATCCTATGTCGTAGGGACCTGTTTTTTTCTGAACAAAATGGTCGAGACATCCTAATTTCTATGGTTGCCGACTTCGGAGCATCCCAAGACTTCATTGATACTGTCCTTGTTCCTAACGTCATGTCTTTTGCATGGGATACTCATAGTATGCCTATGAACCTTGGACGTCAAGTAATAAAGTTGAGAGTCGAGTTAGTCATTGAGGTGAGACCTAATGACGAGATTGAGGAATCATTGGAGAGTTCAGTGAATTTCAAGCCTGCAAGTAAGTCATCTATTGAAGCTTTGAAAAGGGTTAAATGGGATGATGATGAATTAGATCATATTCCATCCAAGGAGAGGAGGAAATTGGCCAAGGGTTTGAGTTCACGAAAAGAATGCGTCGTCTGTTTGGAAGAGTTCTTGGATGGTGACGAGGTTGCATCCTTGCCTTGCAGCCATGTTTACCATTACGGTTGCATCATTAAGTGGTTAGAGACTAGTCATCTCTGCCCATTGTGCCGATATCATATGCCAATTGATTGA
- the LOC107934724 gene encoding expansin-B3, protein MQRRGGFGGIVTLCCLVLFQCSMVSTAVPVPQHKVDLHWYPATATWYGSPDGDGSDGGACGYGSLVDVKPLRARVGAVSPVLFKNGEGCGACFKVKCLDKSICSRRAVTIIVTDECPGGYCANGRTHFDLSGAAFGRMAITGESSQLRNRGELPVLYRRTPCKYPGKNIAFHVNEGSTDYWLSLLVEFEDGDGDVGSMHIREANSDEWLEMNHVWGANWCIIRGPLKGPFSVKLTTLSAGRTLSARDVIPRNWLPKATYTSRLNFKL, encoded by the exons ATGCAGCGCCGCGGTGGATTCGGTGGGATTGTTACATTATGCTGCCTAGTCTTGTTTCAGTGTTCAATGGTGTCTACTGCGGTCCCTGTGCCGCAACACAAGGTAGACCTACACTGGTACCCTGCCACTGCCACTTGGTACGGCAGTCCTGACGGCGATGGTAGCGACG GGGGAGCATGTGGGTACGGGTCATTAGTTGACGTGAAGCCGCTGAGGGCCAGAGTGGGAGCGGTAAGCCCGGTGCTGTTCAAGAACGGGGAAGGGTGTGGGGCATGCTTCAAAGTGAAGTGCCTAGACAAGAGCATATGCTCAAGGAGGGCCGTCACCATCATTGTAACTGACGAGTGCCCCGGCGGGTACTGCGCCAATGGCCGCACTCACTTCGACCTAAGTGGTGCAGCCTTTGGCCGAATGGCTATAACCGGTGAGAGTTCACAGCTCAGGAACCGAGGCGAACTCCCAGTCCTTTATAGAAG gaCCCCATGTAAATATCCAGGGAAGAACATTGCCTTCCATGTGAATGAAGGGTCGACTGATTATTGGCTCTCTCTTCTGGTGGAGTTTGAGGATGGAGATGGAGATGTTGGGTCAATGCATATAAGAGAA GCCAATTCGGATGAGTGGTTAGAGATGAACCATGTTTGGGGAGCAAATTGGTGCATTATAAGGGGACCCCTGAAAGGGCCCTTCTCAGTGAAACTAACAACATTATCAGCAGGAAGAACATTATCAGCGAGGGATGTTATTCCAAGAAATTGGTTGCCAAAAGCAACTTACACCTCTCGCCTTaacttcaaactctaa
- the LOC107934715 gene encoding uncharacterized protein, protein MGLSVFFVICILHSVIAITSGSLIMFYLYEIYILGHGVKTAQKLLGSTPHDQLLIQTSNSFVGLLLFVVGFLVFMVAFIKDNLFQSFFAKGCVLLHLSMAWDWPRQMIGDILLALSWVFFLLYTWKEKYD, encoded by the coding sequence ATGGGTTTGTCCGTGTTCTTTGTAATCTGCATTCTCCACTCCGTGATTGCCATAACGAGTGGATCCTTAATAATGTTCTATCTCTACGAGATCTATATACTCGGCCACGGTGTTAAAACGGCTCAAAAGCTTTTAGGGTCAACCCCACATGACCAATTGTTAATTCAGACATCCAATTCATTTGTTGGGTTGCTTCTCTTTGTAGTTGGGTTCTTGGTGTTCATGGTAGCCTTTATTAAAGACAACCTATTCCAGAGCTTTTTCGCCAAAGGATGTGTACTCCTTCACTTATCAATGGCTTGGGATTGGCCGAGACAAATGATAGGTGATATTCTGCTGGCTCTATCTTGGGTCTTCTTTTTACTCTATACTTGGAAGGAGAAGTATGACTAG